In one Gossypium hirsutum isolate 1008001.06 chromosome D09, Gossypium_hirsutum_v2.1, whole genome shotgun sequence genomic region, the following are encoded:
- the LOC107892401 gene encoding uncharacterized protein, with product MGNIPNLDTSKTPAIPTVETGSQSRSAEDGALSQAMLRVLERVAEPYSGFESCGGVTKVVPTVVEYWIEATEIIMNDIDCTLKQKLKGAVSLLHNDAYQWWLMAEKGTQPDWITWDLFKSTFYSKYVGASYVDARRCKFMNLTRGIGLWLNIRPNFLDLVVMLVGWCQLSMKFIRFKEGLRGNLRVLIVPQKKQNFVVLVDNVKITEEVKCVERENRERERVKNKRDSEPSSSAQKPKKRARSDGPSRIGVPVTPTVAQPCRDCDPAPGFVQPQREVQQSPQGHGSAKGGNGMGGDIRSGYHQLKVKEVDIQKTAFRTRYGNYEFLVIPFDDILVYSKTGDDHDEHLRVVLQILWKKQLYAKLSKCEFWLKEVTFLGHVVSAKGIRVGPRKIEAVLEWKQSRNVSKIYSFLGLEEEQEDEVMR from the exons ATGGGTAATATTCCCAATTTAGATACGAGTAAGACGCCGGCTATACCTACTGTTGAAACCGGGTCTCAAAGTCGCTCGGCTGAGGACGGCGCATtatctcaggccatgttgagggttttagagagggtcgctgAGCCTTATTCAGGATTTGAAAGCTGTGG AGGTGTTACTAAAGTCGTCCCTACGGTGGTCGAGTATTGGATAGAGGCCACAGAGATAATTATGAATGACATTGACTGCACCCTCAAGCAAAAGTTAAAGGGTGCAGTATCTCTACTTCACAATGAcgcatatcagtggtggttaaTGGCTGAGAAAGGTACTCAGCCAGATTGGATAACTTGGGATCTGTTTAAGAGTACCTTCTACAGTAAATATGTAggggcgagttatgtggatgctcgtagaTGTAAGTTTATGAACCTTACCAGGGGGATAGGACTGTGGTTGAACATTAGGCCAAATTTTTTAGACTTAGTCGTTATGCTCGTTGGATGGTGTCAACTGAGTATGAAGTTTATTCGCTTCAAAGAAGGATTAAGGGGTAATCTGAGGGTTTTGATAGTTCCACAAAAGAAGCAAAACTTTGTCGTCTTAGTGGATAATGTGAAGATCACTGAGGAGGTTAAGTGCGTTGAGCGCGAAAATAGGGAGCGTGAAAGGgttaagaataagagggattcagagccctctagttctgCTCAGAAGCCTAAGAAACGGGCTAGATCTGATGGGCCTTCAAGGATTGGGGTTCCAGTTACTCCTACTGTGGCTCAGCCGTGTAGGGACTGTG ATCCAGCTCCGGGATTTGTGCAGCCTCAACGGGAAGTTCAACAGTCTCCTCAGGGCCATGGTTCGGCCAAGGGTGGTAACGGTATGGGTGGAG atatCCGTTCTGGGTACCATCAGCTCAAGGTTAAGGAGGTCGACATTCAAAAGACtgcttttaggactcgttatgggaaCTATGAGTTCCTAGTCATTCCTTTTG atgacattctggTATACTCTAAGACTGGAGATgatcatgatgagcatcttagagtagttctTCAAATACTTTGGAAGAAAcagctctacgctaagttgagcaaatgtgaattctggttgaaggAGGTGACTTTTCTGGGGCATGTGGTTTCTGCGAAGGGGATCCGAGTTGGTCCTAGGAAAATTGAGGCTGTGCTTGAGTGGAAACAGTCTAGGAATGTTTCTAAGATCTACAGTTTTCTTGGGCTT GAAGAGGAGCAGGAGGATGAAGTAATGCGCTAA
- the LOC107890428 gene encoding LOW QUALITY PROTEIN: probable leucine-rich repeat receptor-like protein kinase At1g35710 (The sequence of the model RefSeq protein was modified relative to this genomic sequence to represent the inferred CDS: inserted 2 bases in 2 codons), translated as MASSLTISVILGVLWATILSFATTVTAAYPSPLESEAIALLESRWWSNHSSNTSQRCQWPGITCNTAESITQINLSDAPNIEVGDRFGKLNFSSFPNLVLLNLSDHQLRGKIPHQIGDLSALKYLDLSYCGLSGELPPSLGKLTQLEFLDISYNDNINGSIPPQLGNLENLVTLNLSQCGIVGPIPSALGQLTSLQSLILSGNQINGSIPLEIGYLRNLTYLSLSNNRIVGPIPSALGQLTSLXISDPLGNQINGSIPFEIGYLRNLTCLDLYNSRLVDSIPITLYQLTNLEILYLDNNQLQGSIPQEICNLANLTILYLSQNKLTGSIPSCVGSLSKMLDLSLGSNLLKGPIPQEICNLANLXFLDLSQNKLTGSIPSCIGSLSKMLDLSLGSNLLKGPIPQEICNLANLTFLDLSQNKLTGSIPSCIGSLSKMLDLSLGSNLLKGSIPKEIGKLFDLSNLNLSFNQLSGPIPILSATHLYIVDAGNGCEKIFPDPFEGNSDLSPYMCPTPVTEKANSSRIPYYIKIFLPIAILFTFSILGCLLCSRFKLKNNHVSVQPTKNGDLCSIWDYDGKIAYEDIVAATEDFDFRYCIGVGGYGSVYKAKLPCGKVVALKKLHHLEAENPTFDRSFRNEIKFLSEIRHRNIVKLHGFCLHRRSMFLIYEYMEKGSLFCNLRDEVNAVEMDWTRRVEIIKGIAHALSYLHHDCCPPIVHRDISSNNVLLNSSFEAFVADFGTARMLDLDSSNQTIIVGTCGYVAPELAYTMIVTEKCDVYSFGVVALETLMGKHPEEVLSWLSSPTSLVNMKLVDVLDNRLPLPTSQLVTQNLVHVATLAFACLNPQTKSRPTMKEVCEEFLSRHTSLGIPLRMISLLQLMNREMHIGGKTKTCDV; from the exons ATGGCCTCATCCTTAACCATTTCTGTTATTCTAGGGGTACTGTGGGCTACCATCCTTTCTTTTGCTACAACTGTGACAGCAGCATATCCATCGCCATTGGAGTCCGAAGCCATAGCTCTGCTAGAAAGCAGGTGGTGGAGTAACCATAGCAGCAATACTTCACAACGTTGCCAGTGGCCTGGTATAACCTGCAACACTGCTGAAAGCATCACCCAAATTAACTTATCTGATGCGCCCAACATTGAGGTTGGAGATAGATTTGGGAAACTGAATTTCTCTTCATTTCCAAATCTTGTCCTTCTTAATCTTAGTGATCATCAACTTAGAGGAAAAATCCCGCATCAGATAGGTGATCTATCAGCATTGAAGTACCTTGACTTGTCTTATTGTGGTTTATCTGGTGAGTTACCTCCTTCTCTAGGGAAGCTGACCCAATTAGAATTCCTCGACATTTCCTATAATGATAATATTAATGGTTCCATCCCTCCACAATTGGGGAATCTAGAGAACCTTGTGACTTTAAACTTAAGTCAATGTGGAATTGTTGGTCCAATCCCTTCTGCTTTGGGTCAATTAACCAGTCTCCAATCTCTGATCCTTTCGGGGAACCAAATCAATGGATCTATCCCATTAGAAATTGGATATTTGAGAAATTTGACTTATTTGAGTCTCTCCAACAATAGAATTGTTGGTCCAATCCCTTCTGCTTTGGGTCAATTAACCAGTC CAATCTCTGATCCTTTGGGGAACCAAATCAATGGATCTATCCCATTCGAAATTGGATATTTGAGAAATTTGACTTGTTTGGATCTCTACAACAGTAGACTTGTCGATTCAATACCAATTACTCTGTACCAATTAACCAATTTGGAAATTTTGTACCTTGATAATAACCAACTTCAAGGTTCTATTCCCCAAGAAATTTGTAATCTAGCAAATTTGACTATCTTGTACCTCTCCCAAAACAAATTGACTGGTTCAATCCCTTCTTGTGTTGGTAGTTTATCAAAGATGCTGGACTTAAGCCTTGGTTCTAATCTATTAAAAGGTCCTATTCCCCAAGAAATTTGTAATCTAGCAAATT ACTTTTTGGACCTCTCCCAAAACAAATTGACCGGTTCAATCCCTTCTTGTATTGGTAGTTTATCAAAGATGCTGGACTTAAGCCTTGGTTCTAATCTATTAAAAGGTCCTATTCCCCAAGAAATTTGTAATCtagcaaatttaacttttttGGACCTCTCCCAAAACAAATTGACCGGTTCAATCCCTTCTTGTATTGGTAGTTTATCAAAGATGCTGGACTTAAGCCTTGGTTCTAATCTATTAAAAGGTTCTATCCCAAAAGAAATTGGCAAGCTTTTTGATCTATCAAATCTAAACCTTAGCTTCAACCAACTCTCAGGTCCTATCCCTATCTTGTCTGCTACTCATCTCTACATTGTCGACGCTGGAAATGGTTGTGAAAAGATTTTTCCCGATCCATTTGAAGGCAATAGTGATTTATCACCCTATATGTGTCCTACTCCAGTAACCGAAAAGGCCAACAGCAGCAGAATTCCTTACTATATCAAAATATTCCTCCCTATTGCGATCTTATTCACATTCTCCATTTTAGGATGTTTGCTATGTTCACGGTTTAAGCTCAAGAATAACCATGTCAGCGTACAGCCAACCAAGAATGGGGATTTGTGTTCCATATGGGACTATGATGGAAAGATAGCATACGAGGATATCGTTGCAGCAACAGAGGATTTCGACTTCCGATACTGTATTGGAGTTGGTGGTTATGGTAGTGTTTACAAAGCAAAACTCCCTTGTGGTAAAGTAGTTGCTTTGAAGAAACTTCATCATTTAGAAGCCGAAAATCCAACTTTTGACAGGAGTTTCAGGAACGAGATCAAGTTTCTATCAGAAATACGACATCGAAACATTGTGAAGCTTCACGGGTTTTGTCTACACCGACGATCCATGTTTTTGATCTATGAATACATGGAAAAAGGGAGTTTGTTCTGCAACCTAAGGGATGAAGTGAATGCTGTGGAAATGGATTGGACGAGAAGAGTAGAGATCATCAAAGGCATAGCACATGCTTTGTCTTACTTGCACCATGATTGCTGCCCTCCGATAGTTCATCGAGACATATCAAGTAACAATGTTCTTTTAAACTCAAGTTTTGAGGCATTTGTGGCCGACTTTGGAACAGCTAGAATGTTGGATCTTGATTCATCCAATCAGACCATTATTGTCGGAACTTGTGGCTACGTAGCTCCAG AACTTGCTTATACAATGATTGTCACCGAAAAATGCGATGTTTACAGTTTTGGAGTGGTAGCACTGGAAACATTAATGGGAAAGCATCCTGAAGAAGTGTTATCATGGTTGTCATCACCAACTTCTTTGGTGAACATGAAGCTGGTTGATGTGTTAGACAACCGTTTACCACTTCCAACAAGCCAACTAGTTACacaaaatcttgttcatgttgctACACTAGCATTCGCTTGCTTAAATCCACAAACGAAGTCCCGACCAAcaatgaaggaagtgtgtgaagagtTCCTTTCTCGCCATACATCCTTGGGAATTCCTCTTCGGATGATCTCTTTGTTACAACTCATGAACCGTGAAATGCATATTGGAGGCAAAACTAAAACTTGTGATGTTTAA